Proteins co-encoded in one Arachis stenosperma cultivar V10309 chromosome 7, arast.V10309.gnm1.PFL2, whole genome shotgun sequence genomic window:
- the LOC130940792 gene encoding heat shock 70 kDa protein 15-like — translation MSVVGFDFGNESCIVAVARQRGIDVVLNDESKRETPAVVCFGDKQRFIGTAGAASTMMNPKNSISQIKRLIGRQFSDPELQRDLKSLPFTVTEGPDGFPLIHARYLGESKAFTPTQVMAMVLSNLKEIAEKNLNAAVVDCCIGIPVYFTDLQRRAVMDAATIAGLHPLRLFHETTATALAYGIYKTDLPENDTLNVAFVDVGHASMQVCIAGFKKGQLKVLAHSYDRSLGGRDFDEVLFHHFAAKFKEEYKIDVLQNARASLRLRAACEKLKKVLSANPEAPLNIECLMDEKDVRGFIKREEFEQLSIPILERVKRPLEKALAEAGLTVENIHMVEIVGSGSRVPAINKILTDFFKKDPRRTMNASECVARGCALQCAILSPTFKVREFQVNESFPFSISLSWKGSGPDAQDSGPDCKQSTIVFPKGNPIPSIKALTFYRPGTFTVEVQYDDVSELQIPAKISTYTIGPFQSTKVEKAKIKVRVRLNLHGIVSVESATLIEEEEIEIPVSKESAGEDTKMETDEAAAAEAPAPPSSTDNDVNMQDAKATTDANATAGADAAGENGVPEAGDKPVQMETDNKVEAPKKKVKKTTIPVAEVVYGALAPVDVQKAVEKEFEMALQDRVMEETKDKKNAVEAYVYDMRNKLNDKYQEFVTDSEKEAFTAKLQEVEDWLYEDGEDETKGVYIAKLDELKKQGDPVEERYREYTERGAVIDQLIYCINSYREAAMSSDPKFDHIELEEKQKVLNECVEAENWLREKQQQQDILPKYATPVLLSAEIRKKAEAVDRFCKPIMTKPRPAKPATPEAPATPPPQGGEQQPQENASASASPNQNAGDSGNNQAPPEAGEPMETDKSENTSSA, via the exons ATGAGCGTGGTTGGTTTTGATTTTGGTAATGAGAGCTGCATTGTTGCCGTTGCAAGGCAGAGGGGGATTGATGTTGTGCTCAATGATGAATCCAAGCGTGAAACTCCTGCAGTTGTATGCTTTGGTGACAAACAACGGTTCATTGGGACAGCTGGGGCTGCATCTACGATGATGAACCCGAAGAATTCAATCTCACAGATAAAGAGGTTAATCGGCAGACAATTTTCGGATCCTGAACTGCAACGAGATCTGAAGTCATTGCCCTTCACAGTTACTGAAGGGCCCGATGGGTTTCCATTAATCCATGCACGATACTTGGGTGAATCTAAAGCATTTACACCTACCCAAGTTATGGCAATGGTGTTGTCAAATCTTAAAGAGATCGCCGAGAAAAACCTAAATGCAGCTGTAGTTGATTGTTGCATTGGTATTCCGGTTTATTTTACTGATCTTCAAAGGAGGGCAGTCATGGATGCTGCTACTATTGCTGGTTTGCATCCACTTCGTCTGTTTCATGAAACAACAGCAACTGCTTTGGCCTATGGAATTTACAAAACAGATCTTCCTGAAAATGATACACTGAATGTTGCATTTGTTGATGTTGGGCATGCTAGCATGCAAGTCTGCATTGCTGGTTTTAAAAAAGGGCAGCTGAAAGTGTTGGCTCATTCATATGACAGGTCTTTAGGGGGTAGGGATTTTGACGAAGTTCTGTTCCATCACTTTGCTGCCAAATTTAAAGAGGAATATAAAATTGATGTTTTACAGAATGCAAGAGCTTCATTAAGGCTGAGGGCTGCATGTGAGAAGCTCAAGAAGGTACTTAGTGCAAATCCAGAAGCACCTCTGAATATCGAGTGCCTAATGGATGAGAAGGATGTCAGGGGCTTTATCAAGCGTGAGGAGTTTGAGCAACTAAGTATTCCAATTTTGGAACGTGTGAAGAGACCTTTGGAGAAGGCACTTGCAGAAGCAGGACTTACAGTTGAGAATATACACATGGTCGAGATAGTTGGTTCAGGTTCTAGAGTACCAGCCATAAATAAAATCTTAACAGACTTTTTCAAAAAGGATCCTAGAAGGACAATGAATGCTAGTGAATGTGTAGCCAGGGGATGTGCATTGCAGTGTGCAATTCTTAGTCCAACATTTAAAGTAAGAGAGTTTCAG GTCAATGAAAGCTTTCCTTTCTCAATCTCTCTTTCGTGGAAAGGTTCTGGTCCAGATGCACAAGATAGTGGACCAGATTGTAAGCAAAGCACCATTGTTTTCCCCAAGGGAAATCCTATACCAAGTATCAAGGCTTTGACATTTTATAGGCCAGGGACCTTTACTGTTGAAGTACAATATGACGATGTCAGTGAGTTGCAAATACCTGCTAAGATCAGCACATATACT ATTGGCCCATTTCAATCTACCAAAGTTGAAAAGGCTAAAATTAAAGTTAGAGTGCGACTGAATCTACATGGAATTGTATCTGTTGAGTCTGCAACT CTCATTGAGGAGGAAGAGATTGAGATTCCAGTTTCCAAAGAATCAGCTGGAGAAGATACCAAGATGGAAACTGATGAAGCTGCTGCTGCTGAGGCTCCTGCACCTCCTAGCTCGACTGATAATGATGTTAATATGCAAGATGCCAAGGCAACAACAGATGCCAATGCAACCGCAGGTGCTGATGCCGCAGGTGAAAATGGTGTTCCGGAGGCAGGAGACAAGCCTGTTCAGATGGAGACTGATAACAAG GTTGAGGCTCCAAAGAAGAAAGTAAAGAAAACTACCATTCCTGTGGCAGAGGTGGTTTATGGAGCACTGGCACCTGTGGATGTCCAGAAGGCTGTAGAGAAGGAGTTTGAAATGGCTTTGCAAGATCGAGTGATGGAGGAAACAAAGGACAAGAAAAATGCTGTGGAGGCTTATGTTTATGACATGAGAAACAAG CTTAATGACAAATACCAAGAGTTTGTCACCGACTCGGAGAAGGAAGCTTTTACTGCTAAACTTCAGGAGGTGGAAGACTGGTTATACGAGGATGGCGAAGATGAAACCAAAGGTGTATACATTGCCAAACTCGATGAACTTAAGAAG CAAGGAGATCCGGTTGAAGAACGATACAGAGAATACACGGAGAGGGGTGCAGTAATTGATCAACTCATCTACTGTATAAATAGTTACAGAGAAGCTGCAATGTCAAGTGATCCCAAGTTTGATCACATCGAACTTGAGGAGAAACAGAAG GTCCTAAATGAATGTGTAGAGGCTGAGAACTGGCTTCGGGAGAAGCAGCAGCAGCAGGACATTCTTCCAAAATATGCAACCCCTGTGCTGCTGTCAGCTGAAATAAGAAAGAAAGCTGAGGCCGTTGATAG GTTCTGTAAGCCAATAATGACTAAACCCAGACCGGCAAAGCCAGCAACACCAGAAGCACCAGCAACTCCCCCACCTCAGGGTGGCGAGCAGCAACCACAGGAGAATGCCAGTGCCAGTGCCAGTCCTAATCAGAATGCAGGGGACAGTGGGAACAATCAGGCCCCGCCGGAGGCCGGAGAACCAATGGAGACTGATAAATCGGAAAACACAAGCTCTGCGTAA
- the LOC130941682 gene encoding uncharacterized protein LOC130941682 isoform X3 — protein sequence MNVELELNHIFHYLCKPVPNEYLQDNNDVDEEDEEQLGEGEDDDIDRRNGFRISQKDADDNDDGEGDTDGDGDGNNHDDNIDEANDDNRKIRNNFRLSQKDNNDDEEGDTDGDGNENDDNNNEGNDDNDNSHGNKIEDGLEWHPKKQKLKSLVSAYELAPRVPAPSTAATSAPKPSSGGRNSLTDWTEHETFVLLDAWGDRFLQRERKSLRSDEWHEVADEVSKVSKIDRTDTQCRNRIDTLKKKYKKEIMKFPAMGVGSSKWLYFERMNMLMSPPQQTSLSCEMQSQKHAIINSRINLNHPNGVDKTRNSPETTESTSEDGSIGARGKKRKKRRCNDGACSFRLLADSIHKFSKIYEKIENSKRQQMVELERMRMDLHKELETQKRQILERMQSKIWKLEQGDGENDDSAENGM from the exons ATGAACGTGGAATTGGAGCTCAACCACATATTCCATTATTTATGTAAA CCAGTTCCAAATGAATATCTACAAGATAATAATGATGTGGATGAAGAAGATGAGGAGCAGTTAGGAGAGGGTGAAGATGATGATATAGATCGAAGAAATGGTTTTAGAATTTCCCAAAAGGATGCTGATGACAATGATGATGGGGAAGGTGACACAGATGGAGATGGAGATGGCAATAATCATGATGATAACATTGATGAAGCTAATGATGATAACCGGAAAATTCGTAACAATTTTCGGCTTTCCCAGAAGGATAACAATGATGATGAGGAAGGTGACACAGATGGAGATGGcaatgagaatgatgataacAATAATGAAGGTAATGATGATAACGATAACAGTCATGGCAATAAGATTGAAGATGGTTTGGAGTGGCACCCAAAAAAGCAAAAGCTGAAGAGTTTGGTATCTGCCTATGAACTTGCACCTCGGGTGCCAGCCCCATCAACTGCAGCTACCTCAGCTCCTAAACCATCTTCAGGTGGTAGGAATTCACTTACCGACTGGACTGAGCATGAGACATTTGTTCTTCTTGATGCTTGGGGTGACCGGTTTCTTCAACGCGAAAGGAAGAGTCTTCGCTCTGATGAATGGCACGAAGTTGCAGACGAAGTATCAAAGGTTTCAAAAATTGATAGGACGGATACTCAGTGTAGAAATCGTATTGATACATtgaagaaaaaatacaaaaaggaGATCATGAAGTTTCCTGCAATGGGTGTTGGAAGTAGCAAATGGCTTTATTTCGAAAGGATGAATATGCTAATGTCTCCACCACAGCAAACAAGTCTCTCCTGTGAAATGCAATCACAAAAGCATGCCATTATTAACTCAAGAATTAATTTGAACCATCCAAATGGAGTAGATAAGACGAGGAATAGTCCTGAGACTACAGAATCTACTAGCGAAGACGGTTCAATTGGGGCTCGtggaaagaaaaggaagaaaagaagatgcAATGATGGAGCTTGTTCATTCAGATTGCTAGCTGATTCCATTCATAAGTTCAGTAAGATATACGAGAAGATTGAAAATAGTAAAAGGCAGCAGATGGTGGAGCTGGAAAGGATGAGGATGGATTTGCATAAGGAATTGGAGACACAGAAAAGGCAGATTTTGGAGAGAATGCAGAGTAAGATTTGGAAACTAGAGCAGGGAGATGGCGAGAATGATGATTCTGCTGAAAATGGTATGTGA
- the LOC130941682 gene encoding uncharacterized protein LOC130941682 isoform X2 — MNVELELNHIFHYLCKELDMRGSSYSQPVPNEYLQDNNDVDEEDEEQLGEGEDDDIDRRNGFRISQKDADDNDDGEGDTDGDGDGNNHDDNIDEANDDNRKIRNNFRLSQKDNNDDEEGDTDGDGNENDDNNNEGNDDNDNSHGNKIEDGLEWHPKKQKLKSLVSAYELAPRVPAPSTAATSAPKPSSGGRNSLTDWTEHETFVLLDAWGDRFLQRERKSLRSDEWHEVADEVSKVSKIDRTDTQCRNRIDTLKKKYKKEIMKFPAMGVGSSKWLYFERMNMLMSPPQQTSLSCEMQSQKHAIINSRINLNHPNGVDKTRNSPETTESTSEDGSIGARGKKRKKRRCNDGACSFRLLADSIHKFSKIYEKIENSKRQQMVELERMRMDLHKELETQKRQILERMQSKIWKLEQGDGENDDSAENGM; from the exons ATGAACGTGGAATTGGAGCTCAACCACATATTCCATTATTTATGTAAA GAACTTGACATGAGGGGTTCTTCATATTCTCAGCCAGTTCCAAATGAATATCTACAAGATAATAATGATGTGGATGAAGAAGATGAGGAGCAGTTAGGAGAGGGTGAAGATGATGATATAGATCGAAGAAATGGTTTTAGAATTTCCCAAAAGGATGCTGATGACAATGATGATGGGGAAGGTGACACAGATGGAGATGGAGATGGCAATAATCATGATGATAACATTGATGAAGCTAATGATGATAACCGGAAAATTCGTAACAATTTTCGGCTTTCCCAGAAGGATAACAATGATGATGAGGAAGGTGACACAGATGGAGATGGcaatgagaatgatgataacAATAATGAAGGTAATGATGATAACGATAACAGTCATGGCAATAAGATTGAAGATGGTTTGGAGTGGCACCCAAAAAAGCAAAAGCTGAAGAGTTTGGTATCTGCCTATGAACTTGCACCTCGGGTGCCAGCCCCATCAACTGCAGCTACCTCAGCTCCTAAACCATCTTCAGGTGGTAGGAATTCACTTACCGACTGGACTGAGCATGAGACATTTGTTCTTCTTGATGCTTGGGGTGACCGGTTTCTTCAACGCGAAAGGAAGAGTCTTCGCTCTGATGAATGGCACGAAGTTGCAGACGAAGTATCAAAGGTTTCAAAAATTGATAGGACGGATACTCAGTGTAGAAATCGTATTGATACATtgaagaaaaaatacaaaaaggaGATCATGAAGTTTCCTGCAATGGGTGTTGGAAGTAGCAAATGGCTTTATTTCGAAAGGATGAATATGCTAATGTCTCCACCACAGCAAACAAGTCTCTCCTGTGAAATGCAATCACAAAAGCATGCCATTATTAACTCAAGAATTAATTTGAACCATCCAAATGGAGTAGATAAGACGAGGAATAGTCCTGAGACTACAGAATCTACTAGCGAAGACGGTTCAATTGGGGCTCGtggaaagaaaaggaagaaaagaagatgcAATGATGGAGCTTGTTCATTCAGATTGCTAGCTGATTCCATTCATAAGTTCAGTAAGATATACGAGAAGATTGAAAATAGTAAAAGGCAGCAGATGGTGGAGCTGGAAAGGATGAGGATGGATTTGCATAAGGAATTGGAGACACAGAAAAGGCAGATTTTGGAGAGAATGCAGAGTAAGATTTGGAAACTAGAGCAGGGAGATGGCGAGAATGATGATTCTGCTGAAAATGGTATGTGA
- the LOC130941682 gene encoding uncharacterized protein LOC130941682 isoform X1 produces MDDIEDDARYPPNHYSDNHIQVYDYQELDMRGSSYSQPVPNEYLQDNNDVDEEDEEQLGEGEDDDIDRRNGFRISQKDADDNDDGEGDTDGDGDGNNHDDNIDEANDDNRKIRNNFRLSQKDNNDDEEGDTDGDGNENDDNNNEGNDDNDNSHGNKIEDGLEWHPKKQKLKSLVSAYELAPRVPAPSTAATSAPKPSSGGRNSLTDWTEHETFVLLDAWGDRFLQRERKSLRSDEWHEVADEVSKVSKIDRTDTQCRNRIDTLKKKYKKEIMKFPAMGVGSSKWLYFERMNMLMSPPQQTSLSCEMQSQKHAIINSRINLNHPNGVDKTRNSPETTESTSEDGSIGARGKKRKKRRCNDGACSFRLLADSIHKFSKIYEKIENSKRQQMVELERMRMDLHKELETQKRQILERMQSKIWKLEQGDGENDDSAENGM; encoded by the coding sequence ATGGATGACATTGAGGATGATGCAAGGTATCCCCCAAACCATTATAGCGATAATCATATACAAGTTTATGATTATCAGGAACTTGACATGAGGGGTTCTTCATATTCTCAGCCAGTTCCAAATGAATATCTACAAGATAATAATGATGTGGATGAAGAAGATGAGGAGCAGTTAGGAGAGGGTGAAGATGATGATATAGATCGAAGAAATGGTTTTAGAATTTCCCAAAAGGATGCTGATGACAATGATGATGGGGAAGGTGACACAGATGGAGATGGAGATGGCAATAATCATGATGATAACATTGATGAAGCTAATGATGATAACCGGAAAATTCGTAACAATTTTCGGCTTTCCCAGAAGGATAACAATGATGATGAGGAAGGTGACACAGATGGAGATGGcaatgagaatgatgataacAATAATGAAGGTAATGATGATAACGATAACAGTCATGGCAATAAGATTGAAGATGGTTTGGAGTGGCACCCAAAAAAGCAAAAGCTGAAGAGTTTGGTATCTGCCTATGAACTTGCACCTCGGGTGCCAGCCCCATCAACTGCAGCTACCTCAGCTCCTAAACCATCTTCAGGTGGTAGGAATTCACTTACCGACTGGACTGAGCATGAGACATTTGTTCTTCTTGATGCTTGGGGTGACCGGTTTCTTCAACGCGAAAGGAAGAGTCTTCGCTCTGATGAATGGCACGAAGTTGCAGACGAAGTATCAAAGGTTTCAAAAATTGATAGGACGGATACTCAGTGTAGAAATCGTATTGATACATtgaagaaaaaatacaaaaaggaGATCATGAAGTTTCCTGCAATGGGTGTTGGAAGTAGCAAATGGCTTTATTTCGAAAGGATGAATATGCTAATGTCTCCACCACAGCAAACAAGTCTCTCCTGTGAAATGCAATCACAAAAGCATGCCATTATTAACTCAAGAATTAATTTGAACCATCCAAATGGAGTAGATAAGACGAGGAATAGTCCTGAGACTACAGAATCTACTAGCGAAGACGGTTCAATTGGGGCTCGtggaaagaaaaggaagaaaagaagatgcAATGATGGAGCTTGTTCATTCAGATTGCTAGCTGATTCCATTCATAAGTTCAGTAAGATATACGAGAAGATTGAAAATAGTAAAAGGCAGCAGATGGTGGAGCTGGAAAGGATGAGGATGGATTTGCATAAGGAATTGGAGACACAGAAAAGGCAGATTTTGGAGAGAATGCAGAGTAAGATTTGGAAACTAGAGCAGGGAGATGGCGAGAATGATGATTCTGCTGAAAATGGTATGTGA